CTCTACGTTCGTTTGGTCTAAATGCACCGCACCATTAGAAGAAATAGCTGTTACTTCGacattttaaaacacaattttatgtatttttgtatgtactaTGGGCATAATATGCCAATTTTAAAGTAGAACAATAAGCCCGTTTAACGCACAATCTCTCTTAcatcatattaataaaactgaTAGTTTACACTTTACAATGATTAACTTGCCTTTCAATTTAAACGCGGAATCGGAATCAACATATAATGTAACTTTAGAATTGTAATATAATCTAGAGAGAGTATTTTTGACGAACGGATGAGTGTGAAAGTAATATAGTTACGTTTGTGGGATGAGATGGTTTCACTTTTTCTTTGTGAACTTAATGTAGTGCAGCCAGCAGCCCCGTTCTTTAGTGGGTATGGGGTTTTTGTGTGGTTGGTTTTATTTACAGGCAAGTTGGTGATGTCTTCTATGTATGCGATCCAATATTACTTACTCTGTGGATTCAACTATGAATAGGAACGTACGCAATCAAAACATAAGAAGATTTTTTGCAAGTAGGTGAATGATCTGGATTGCACTGTTGCATTCTCAATAAGGTTTACGTGTTCTATAAAGGTGATTTCTGTAAGTAAGGCATAGAGTCCATTGTCTATATTTGACCACAGATATGACTTCATCGAATGGATTACCAAAGCGGCAAAGcaaggataaaatttaatgtgaccctgtatttatgttattgttaCCTATTTAGACATCTTGCAAATAACAccaatgtaaaatttggataCTTGAACATattctatatacatattttaatgattacattTACACTTtcaaattcttaaaaaaaaagataatcaTAATCAAATTTTGTACCTatcatgtttaaaaattattatttgtaattttagtttttaacaaATCTATACGTTgctttttacattaaaattagcTTAAAATTAGAAAGAATGGGCGTTTTTCCATTACCCGGCCCGGCACCGGCaccggcgccggcgccggcgccgTGCCGTTGCCGGGGaagcaaaaatgtatgaaaatgtatGGCTCGCTTTTTCACTTaccggcgccggcgccggcACGGCATTGAGTCCTGCCGGCGCCGTCGCCGTCGCCGGGGTAGCAAGCTTCCCACTTGTGCCGGCCGGCAAAATTGCATATGTAttgcatatttatttgaattgtaGCCGTGTGAGTGTGTAACTGCGCGGGGCGGGTAGGAGGGAGCGGAGCGGAGGGACCGGGCGTAAACCGGCATCGACACCGGGACAATGGAAAAACGAAGTCCCGGTGCCGGTACCGGTCCCCGACCATGCCGTTGCCGTGCCGGAGCCGGGCCGGGTAATGGAAAAACGCCCATTGAAACGTTTTTAAATTGATCTGTCAagttgatattttatatttttttagttcttATATTTATGGCTAGAAAGTCCTTCGCTAACTGGACGTCACTGGACAGGGCAGGAGAGGTTATTAGCCCTCTGTGGTGTCCACACGTTTTAAGATATGGAGTATACActactaatttatatttattgagcATTTTAATGCTATAATACTTTAATACTAAAATACTACTAAtgtactaaaaaaataactttgcTATTTAGCAGTAagtatattcattatatttaggtattctttaaatttattaacccTATCCCCATAGGGACTAGGGATTTTAATAGAAATCTGCTTTGTGTCCTTTTGGCaagttttgtaataaattatactaaagTAGATAAATTGCAGAATTTTCAGATAGTAGATTTGTATCGTGATTAGTTCTTATGTTATATCCAGGTAGAGATCTAGTTCGTTATTTTTAAcgtataattatacatattatataaatggaTCCTAGAGGTAAGTAAAGGTGTTTATTTTGTGAATATGTATAACATCACGCTATTCTGATCAAAAATTGATGTAAAGGGTAAAAGCTCAATCAGTAACAATGTACCTAATTAGTTTTTTAATGTTGtctatttaaataggtacctatttaaacaGACAGTAAAAAAAGTCTCACGAAACTCTCAAATCATGGTAACCTCACACATTCCGGACCAGCCTGTTAGGTCCCGGTTTACAGCCTAGTGTTAGATGTGAAACTTTATTGTTTTTGCGCCGCGCCCACTGACTTTCCTCCgccattttattattgtaattatagaTGTGTCTATATTGAGAATGCCATTGAGTAGAATAATGTTTGCGGACAGGTGCgaatttttcattcaaattcaaattcaaattgtctttattcattttatgtacaaattcaaacgttattttattcattcattgaaCTGGCCGCACCGTGCTGTTTCAACTGCTGGCTGTTGTAGATGCCTACTTAGCTAGTTTGTTAAATACCCTATAGTTAGTTTTACACACATCAATCAAGCAAATCAATCTTGAatccattgagataatatttcgtctacgtatggaggagacaccacgaacaaaatctgtgcgccatttttttgctctaactaggttttaaaaattattatccagttaggtacttaccgatgaaagttattcctttgcacttttccgtattatttgtattgtttgtgcaatatcgtaacacacacgaaggcatatttgatgcgtttcactttaatacaaataaaaaatgagcgtgcagttacgccatatggcgtatgttgagcggaacatattacataagtgatgtaggcggtgtcgtctccatatgtatatctcaatgcttgaatcacagaatacataatagtgcTACGAACTTGAATGTAATCACAGAAAACTATAGTAGCTAACTAaggtaagtttaaaaaaaataaccgtGTTAATCTTTTTCATGGTTGGGGCCGTATTAATTACCTTACCTTATTCCCAGTcagtttacgccgtgaattgaactgactggcaaacTCGTATAATACCATAATTTAACCATGGCCGGTTATTGcgatcataatatgaaattgcCAGTCAGTTTAATTCACGGCGTAATctgtctggaaataagaggTCATAATACGGCCTCTGTACTGCCCAAACAGTTGaactttaatataaactttaaatatgCAGTAACAATAATCAACGTTTCTAACTCCGACACTGTTTCTAAACGTTTAATTGTGCGCGACAGTAGagtacaaattacaatacgTTTCAACAGCACAATCGTATTTCCCACAGTTTATCATTATTGCAAAAAGTGGTGTAATGTATCCGGTGAGCGGTTGTGAAGAGAAATGTGTATTGTTTGtaatgttttcatttatatagTTACTTAGAACGACTGATTTCAAACtttattggttttaatatTCTCATCGGTTTATATCAACTATCAACCATATAATTTAGCTTTCCAATTGTTATGCCGCGCGTTTATGATACATCCTAACCAAGGATTGTGAGactggatggatgtttgtttcTCTTTCACGAAAAAGTACTGAGCTGATTTGAAAGAAACTTCACAGTAATATCTGTAGGTTACACATCAACCAAATCAGAATAATACATGAGCCATAGAAATACTTGATTTTGCCCACGGGTAAAATCTGCTCAGCTAGGTATGTATtgatagaaatataattttgtgcaAGAGATTTGAAATTGTAGGCTTTtgtaattatacaattatattttgtgattgGTAATGTAGTAAGTATTAACTTTCACACAaccaaaaaaattgaaaaactcATTTTCTGATCACAAATCTAGAACAATAATCCCTTCCATACGTCCGTGATAGTTATAAAAGAGAGAAACGTATTATCACAAAATACAAGACAATAAATCCTGAAATGATAGAGCCGATTTAAAGCACGATCTGCCCTAGGTAAGATACCATCAAACTATACTTTAAGCGCACCTTGTAATTTTCTAGTTGCCTGTAAATGGTATTTTGCGGTTTATCTAGTTTATAGTTAACTGGCAAGCGAATAAAGTAGCATATTAATACGTACATTGAACTGCTGTTTATTCCGCGTTAAATGTAAAAGAtacatatttaacaataaatgatAGTTTTTATAGAAAGGTTATCTGTAAATGCCGTTTATGCAAACTTTgtaatagttattatttatttaactatgaTTAAAGATGATCAaagattgttttaatttacgGACTACAAGCGAACGAAAGCAAAGCTCGAATTCGGCATACCGCATAGTATTGCATAATATAGGATGTTCCTTGAGGTCTCCGTTGattgaagtaaataaaataacagaagGTAACTCTTTATACGTTTATAGAGATAGGTACTTGGAtgatttattacttaaaagtTAATCGGAAAATTATTAGTGAACTTTTTGCTATTTTTATGTCATAGGCGCATTAATTGTAAATCTACCTTTAGCAAATTAAACACGGTACTTTTAAAGTAATGTCCTAGTGTTATATGTAGTTTtgatgtatatatattatgggATAGGTAAACTATAAATGCGAATacttatatcataatatttttatttattattacacaactgtacataatattattatccaaCTTATTTCAAAACTCTTACATTAAATGTAACACAACACACGTCGGCGCTATTGTCCTCGTTCCAAAGTTTAACTTGTATTGGAAATTTGCcctgaaaataaagttaataagcttttgttagtttaaaaaaaaatggaaactgCTATTAGTACAGTATGTCGTTGAAAAAGAGGacactttttattatatgtattttatataaagaagGTATAGTAGATATAAGTTAAgcattaattgaattaataggtacttatgtaCTTAATTCTTACATCATATAACGACAAAATACCATGTTCTATACTTCTATTCTGTGTCCATCGCCAAGATAATCTAAAATTTGTTAGCCGTTTAGagttgaaaatgaaataacaaaCTTAAATACCCAATACccaatattaataagtattttttgcatcaaattattatagtgTATGTGTATCATgggaatatatatttttctttttataccAACTTCACTTTCAACTTACTCGGCTCTTTTTATTCAAAGATATTGTTGTATTGAAGCTTTGCCGCGTGTCTTTCTGTAGGGGGCAAGTGATGACGTCACACCCACTGGTGGGGGGGAGTATTGCAGTGCTGAAGGTGGCGTCTTTCGCACTGTCTCCATTTATAGACAGTTTCAGATTGCTTGAtgaaaattctacaaaaagggAAGAAGTAAAAGATTAACATTTTACTCCGTTAGAGGTAAATGTGAATACATGCTACATGACTACATAATACACACATTCAAACTAAACAATCAATTGTGGTTATTTCATATCTGTTGTCGATGTTTCATATACATAAGTAACTGGACATATTGTCCACAGATATTGTCTTAGCTCGTAGAGATCAAACCAACGTACCTTTATCGTAATAATTACCTACAGACATAAACCTATGCAATATGCATAAACTGTGCTGTCGGCCGTCATCTCTTTCTTttggtacgggagctagcaacgtttaaaaaaaagtcattttagtatagttgggtttttgatatactgtttctcttgctatttcggttagagtccgggctgtctggctggccgcagtggttgcgtttattagtgcgcatcttatctgcacaggaaaatatccttaatttaaagtaattttttaacgcgtaatttttaatcttttgcctttagatagatccttcagacataatttttttattgcaagacgtttttttcgttgtaaaataggtgccatacgcaatttttatttcaaaataactaaaatgtcatcgaaataagtgaaattacatcaacatgagtccgcttaaaaggtaagtaataactttattatttatattgtattatccttttttaatacttatattgaataattagtaaactaatatttttaatagatggtttcatatttattacacttttggatataaatatgaatttgatgatatttgtattttctagtgtttgattttacgcgaatattatacattttgaaattaaagacttgggaaaataatacaatgaataaatcgcgtttaaaatccgttaaaaagtctttaatttcttgatgatatttggtttttatcaagtttacattaacgtcctatttgaggttcgttgggaaaaggaggcgatatggtagattgttgcaaaaaactgtaaatagtaaaatgaatattatatattatagtataagtaacacagtgattacttatccttcactgggactcatgttgatggaatttcacttacttcgatgatattttaattattttgaaataaaaattgcgtctggcacctatttaacaacgaaaaaaacgtcttgcaataaaaaatgtatgtctaattattgatctatctaaaggcaaaagattaaaaattacgcgttaaaaaatgactttaaattaaggatattttcctgtgcagataagatgcgcactaataaacgcaaccactgcggccagccagacagcccggactgtaaccgaaatagcaagaggaacagcatatcaaagaaccaactatactaaaatgctcacttgtcaacgttgctacctcctatacgattttaataattataacaatcctgaaaatatttatatttatacttacgAGGAGTGAAATCCACAGTGACCTGGTAAAGCTTGTTTCGTCTGACGAGACAGAAGGCAGGTCCTTCAGGACAAGGGTCTAAATGTACGTTATGGATGTTACACGTTGGCGTCTCAActgtaatgaaaaatatgtatattaatatatcttCTTAGGTATCTACTTTTGCTtagaaaatatgaattatCCAAACGTAGATATACTAGATAATGATAAAGATTATCCTTGtgttatttgttaatatttctatggacaattttaataatttacaagttaaaaaattaattatgattgCGAGAATATGCCGAAAAGCTTGTTAGAATAAACTCGTGTCGGAAGCCAAGACTCGGTTTGGGTCGCAGAACTAGTTAAGAGTTAAGTGAGTAGTCTTGTTAGAATaagctaattttaatttttaggaaataaagtttcgaattgaaaaattatcattGTATTGGATAGTGCGCTAATATCCGAAGCCtgtaagataaaataaatagtgtcTAATGTTTTTTAGCCCTGCTGtaactaattaaaatactggagatagcaaattttgctgaaaggaaacattaatctattttcaaaaagaaatagagctgcatttaaagattttcgaaaatttatttgCACCTGAAATCGAACTGGCTCCTTTTATTTCTTGCAATCCACCAGAAGTTATCTAAATATTTGTCAAGTGTTCATTTCTTAAGCAATTACAACAAGCATTTAGGCCTCATATTATCATCCAAACACTATCTATATAGCTCCTATACGATAGTTCAAACACCCCAGAATAAGGTTATCAAAGCTCCAAAGTTTAATtcctaaaataattaaattatcgaaatgtttaaataaccAGGGCATTATCTTGTGTTTCTATATTGGAATGAattgcaataaattaaaagcagCATAAGGATTCcttacaaaaacattaaaaagagCAATTTTAGCTCTATACAGGTGTATATCGAGAACATCtaacaattattaacattttttttaatatctaacaTTCACTGGACGAAAACTTCATACAttgaacattaattataacgtGATTCGTAATTTTCGATGCTGCGACAGAGGGAGCAatggtgtacaataaagaatttttcattcattcattcattcaacaaataataaaaaaaaatacttaccccCTTTACATATCTTCTTTCTCACTAATTCTGAACTTACAacagaaacaaacaaataaaagaaaaatagacGAGCGTCCATGGCTGATGCGGATCGACTGCAAATAGCCGTATctttgtgtttatttgtatattaatagaccaaaacatttatatgacacgtgatacaaattaatattacaatgaaCCAGGATTTACAgagtaatttatatgtaagtagAATGTTATAAGTACACCAagttttaatatgtaatagcTGGAAGTACCTGGCCATGCTACACTGTGGCAAATTATGGTTGCATGGACGAGATAAAACATGCTACAAGCATGCtgcatgaaattattgtatggTCAATGGTCATCGATCCTttataagtgtacaaagtttgaactaaatctgtccgttttaAGTGGGTTAAAATCGAGTCTAA
The sequence above is a segment of the Colias croceus chromosome 14, ilColCroc2.1 genome. Coding sequences within it:
- the LOC123697327 gene encoding MD-2-related lipid-recognition protein-like, translating into MDARLFFFYLFVSVVSSELVRKKICKGVETPTCNIHNVHLDPCPEGPAFCLVRRNKLYQVTVDFTPQFSSSNLKLSINGDSAKDATFSTAILPPTSGCDVITCPLQKDTRQSFNTTISLNKKSRGKFPIQVKLWNEDNSADVCCVTFNVRVLK